Proteins encoded in a region of the Megalops cyprinoides isolate fMegCyp1 chromosome 3, fMegCyp1.pri, whole genome shotgun sequence genome:
- the nop16 gene encoding nucleolar protein 16, which yields MPKAKKSSRRKKYDYNKNKKKLKKQFKKKAAPRIECPQIRNAWNDKKSVAQNLKDMGLAFDPNLALPLRKNKVPGADAEETEAPLVRKPYVIKGLEEEANLPTKDTKSLSRDIIEYVQYMIKEHNDNYKAMARDEKNYYQDTPKQIKRKVDQYKRFHPEEYAAFIESLKAQKMDCS from the exons ATGCCGAAGGCAAAGAAATCGAGTCGAAGGAAGAAGTATGATTAtaacaagaacaagaaaaaactgaaaaagcagttTAAAAAGAAAGCGGCTCCGAGAATTGAGTG CCCACAGATTCGAAATGCCTGGAACGACAAGAAGTCAGTTGCTCAGAATTTAAAAGACATGGGCCTTGCCTTTGACCCAAACCTCGCTCTCCCTTTGCGCAAAAACAAG GTTCCTGGGGCCGACGCCGAAGAAACGGAGGCTCCTTTGGTGAGGAAACCTTATGTCATCAAAG GGTTGGAAGAAGAGGCAAATCTCCCAACGAAAGACACAAAGTCGTTATCCAGAGACATCATTGAATATGTGCAGTATATGATAAAAGAACACAATGACAACTATAAG gCTATGGCCAGAGATGAGAAGAATTATTATCAAGACACACCAAAACAAATCAAGAGGAAAGTGGATCAGTACAAACGCTTTCATCCAGAGGAGTACGCTGCCTTTATTGAGTCtctgaaagcacagaaaatgGACTGTTCGTAG